The genomic stretch CTTTGAATGTAAGACTTCAGTATTTTGTCTAACCTAAACTACTGATACCCAAACTTTGATTTAATTTCATACTGAATCATGTGTAAAGCTTTGTTTTGCCATTTCTAAAATGCATGACTGTAGGGTACTAagtgctatatacatgtattatatcagCGATTTGTTTTGCAGGTTCATTGTATGCTGCCTGTGGATAGTCATTTGCCTAGTGTGAGAGATGAATAACACAGAACGGACAAACGGACAACAAACACCAACACTGGATGACTTAAATAATGAGGAACTTGACACACTCATACCAACTGTTTTCTATTTGTCAATCATATCACTGTCCGGAATGGTTGGAAATAGTTTAGTCATTCACATTTACCGGACTAGGTTCACATTCTCTAATGTGCAGTGTTTCGTCCTAAGTATGGCGGCAGTAGATTTATTTTCTTGCTGCGTGGCGATTCCACTCGAAATTGTCACTGTTCTGGACCAATATACTTTCAAACTGGGGTGGCTTTGTAAACTGGCACGATTCACAAACGGTGTGTGTACCAATTCATCAACATTCTTACTTATCTTTATTGCAATAGATCGATTCCGGAAGATATGGAAACCATTTGGATGGCAAATAAAGGCAGGCGTTGCAAAATGTTTATGCGTTTTGGCTGTAGTTTTTGCACTGATAATTTCATGGCCAGCCATAATTATTTATGGAAAAGATACGTTCGATATCCAAGAATTCAATCTGACCGGAAGTGACTGTGGAACTAACAACGATGTAAAAGAAACGCCATTTCCGTCTTTATATACTCTCGCGCTTGCTATCCTGTTCATAGCTGGTGTTATTTTATTAGTGATTTTGTACTGTATGATCGGACAAAAGGTAAGAAGCCATGTCCACAACTTGAATAAAGGACTTGGAAGAAAACAGTCGCAAGCATATCTGCAAAACCAAGCCACCGCAAGGAAAACGACTTTTGTCATGTTTCTTGTAACACTTGTGTTCATTCTAAGTTTTCTTCCACATCTTATTGTGAGACAGTTTAAGAGCAACTTTGCAGACGACTCTTCGACCGGAAGTAAAGCTGTTTACAGGATCCTGACAAGGTCCTACTTCCTGAACTGTGCGGTCAATCCGATTATATACAGTATATTTGATACGCGTTTCCGGCGCGCCTGCAAGAGGAAAGGATCCGAACATGTTTCCAGAACTAACGATTCATCTGCAAATCTACATATGTCAACATATGCCAAAAACGAAACATGTTTAGCTTCAGAGATTAAGCCGCCCAGTCAGTAGCCGAACGAGTCTCGAATTCGGAATAAAAAAATCCAATATAACAACTGTTCAAAATAATCAAGTTCTtgtagaataaaaataataagaacaaCAAAAACTTTCTTCCTTTTATCCCTTGAAAATTGTGAGTGCAACAAAAATTCATGTTGCATGCATAGATCGTTCTATGAATTGAAAAATTAATAATAACACTTAGATTTGAGCCACTGAAATTGATTTTCGCATCacttttaataaacgtccaatatAAACAGTTAACAGAATTCATCTAATATAGTGATCCAGATTAATTATATGGTATGCTCAGGCAGTCACACACTCGAACATCTTAATGGGAAGTTACAGCTAAAAAACTACCATCAGTATTCAGCGTTGTCTTTCAACTCTGTGGcagaccaaagagctataaaaataaatacttctttGGGCAGACACACCACTCGGCGTGTGTACATGCTGCATTTATACTACAAATTACAGGAGGCTGTTGGGTAGTCACATGCTAAATTTATACTGAAACTGTAGGAAGTTGCTAGGTCACAGGCATAATTTACACTGAAACCGCAGTAAGTTGCTAGGTTACAGGCTTAACTTATACTTACAATGCAGTAAGTTGCTAGGTCACAGGCTTAACTTATACTTACAATGCAGTAAGTTGCTAGGTGACAGGCTTAACTTATACTTACAATGCAGTAAGTTGCTAGGTCACAGGCTTAACTTATACTTACAATGCAGGAAGTTGCTAGGTCACAGGCTTAACTTATACTTACAATGCAGTAAGTTGCTAGGTGACAGGCTTAACTTATACTTACAATGCAGGAAGTTGCTAGGTTACAGGCTTAACTTATACTTACAATGCAGGAAGTTGCTAGGTCACAGGCTTAACTTATACTTACAATGCAGGAAGTTGCTAGGTCACAGGCTTAACTTATACTTACAATGCAGGAAGTTGCTAGGTCACAGGCTTAACTTATACTTACAATGCAGGAAGTTGCTAGGTCACAGGCTTAACTTATACTTACAATGCAGGAAGTTGCTAGGTCACAGGCTTAACTTATACTTACAATGCAGGAAGTTGCTAGGTTACAGGCTTAACTTATACTTACAATGCAGGAAGTTGCTAGGTCACAGGCTTAACTTATACTTACAATGCAGGAAGTTGTTAGGTTACAGGCTTAACTTATACTTACAATGCAGGAAGTTGCTAGGTCACAGGCTTAACTTATACTTACAATGCAGGAAGTTGCTAGGTCACAGGCTTAACTTATACTTACAATGTAGTAAGTTGCTAGGTGACAGGCTTAACTTATACTTACAATGCAGAAAGTTCGCTAGGTCACGGGCTTAACTTATACTTACAATGCAGGACGTTGCTAGTCACAACTTAACTTTACTTACATTGCAAAAGTTGTCCAGTCACAGGCTTAACTTATACTTTCAATGCAAAGACGTTGATAGGTAAACCCAGGATTAACTTAACTTACAATGCAGAAGTTGCTAGGTTCACAGGCTTATCTATACTTACAATGCAGGAATTGCTAGGTCACAGCTTAACTTAATACTTACAATGCAAAATTGCCAGTCACGGCATAACTTAACTTACAATGCATGTAAGGCCAGTTTCCAGCTTTTATACTTACATGCAGTAGTTGCCAGGTCAAGGCTTATTTATATACTTTGACAATCGCAGTAAGTAGCCAGTCACAAGCTTAATTAATACTTAATGCAGTCGAGATATGCTAGCGCAAGGCTTTTATTCTTTACAATGCAGTAATTCTAGTTGACAGCTTAACTTATCTTAAATGCAGGAAGTTGCTAGGTGACAGATTAACTTATACTTACAATGCAGGAAGTTGCTGGGTCACGGCTTATAACTTATACTTGTACGGTTTGCAGGAAGTGCAGGTTAAGGTTCGAACTTATACTTACATGCAGGAAGTTGCTTAATTTTACAATGCAAAGTATGCAGATACAGGCTTAACTTATATTCAATGcaggcgatatatgaccattggTGTCAAATTCGCGTAAAACCAACTCACTCACTACAAGTGCTAGAAGTTGTAAGTCACAGGCTTTACTTTATACTTACAATGCGTAAGTTGCTAGTGTTACAGGCTAACTTATATTACAATGCATTAATTACATAGATTACGGGCTTAACTTATCTTCACATGTATAAGTTGCTAGTCACAGGTTAACATATACTTACAATGCAGTTAAGTTGTATGGTTACAGGCTTAACTTAATCTTAGAATTAGTAAAAAGCTAGTTTACGGGCTTAACTTATGCTTCAATTAGTAGTGCTAGTACAGGCTTAACATATACTTACAATGCGGGAATGGGCAGGTTACAGCTTATTTATACTTACAAATGCAGGGACGTTGTAGTCACAGCTAAATTATACTACAATGCAGGAAGTTGCTAGGTCACAGGCTTAATTAACTTACAATGCAGGTAAGTTGCAGGTCACAGGCTTAACTTATACTTACAATGCAGGAAGTTGCAGGTCACAGGCTTAACTTATACTTACAATGCAGGAAGTTGCTAGGTCACAGGCTTAACTTATACTTACAATGCAGTAAGTTGCTAGGTTACAGGCTTAACTTATACTTACAATGTAGTAAGTTGCTAGGTTACAGGCTTAACTTATACTTACAATGCAGGAAGTTGCTAGGCCACAGGCTTAACTTATACTTACAATGCGGGAATGTTGCTAGGCCACAGGCTTAACTTATACTTACAATGCAGGAAGTTGCTCGGTACAGGCTTAACTTATACTTACAATGCGGGAAATGTTGCTAGGTCACAGGCTTAACTTATACTTACAATGCAGGAAGTTGCTAGGTCACAGGCTTAACTTATACTTACAATGCAGGATGTTGCTCGGTTACAGGCTTAACTTATACTTACAATGCAGGATGTTGCTAGGTCACAGGCTTAACTTATACTTACAATGCAGGAAGTTGCTAGGTCACAGGCTTAACTATACTTACAATGTAGGTAAGTTGCTAGGTCACAGGCTTAACTTATACTTACAATGCAGGAGTTGCTAGGTCACAGGCTTAACTTATACTTACAATGCAGGAAGTTGCTAGGTCACAGGCTTAACTTATACTTACAATGCAGGAAGTTGCTAGGTCACAGGCTTAACTTATACTTACAATGCAAGAAGTTGCTAGGTCACAGGCTTAACTTATACTTACAATGCAAGAAGTTGCTAGGTCACAGGCTTAACTTATACTTACAATGCAGGAAGTTGCCAGGTCACAGGCTTAACGTATACTTACAATGCAGGAAGTTGCCAGGTCACAGGCTTAACTTATACTTACAATGCAGGAAGTTGCCAGGTCACAGGCTTAACTTATACTTACAATGCAGAAAGTTGCTAGGTTACAGGCTTAACTGATACTTACAATGCAGGAAGTTGCTAGGTTACAGGCTTAACTTATACTTACAATGCAGGAAGTTGCTAGGTCACAGGCTTAACTTATACTTACAATGCAGGAAGTTGCTAGGTCACAGGCTTAACTTATACTTACAATGCAGTAAGTTGCTAGGTTACAGGCTTAACTTATACTTACAATGCAGGAAGTTGCTAGGTTACAGGCTTAACTTATACTTACAATGCAGGAAGTTGCTAGGTCACAGGCTTAACTTTAACTTACAATGTAGTAAGTTGCTAGGTTACAGGCTTAACTTATACTTACAATGCAGGAAGTTGCTAGGTCACAGGCTTAACTTATACTTACAATGCAGGAAGTTGCTAGGTTACAGGCTTAACTTATACTTACAATGCAGGAAGTTGCCAGGTTACAGGCTTAACTTTATACTGAAATTGCAGCCAACTGGATGGTACAATTACATGCTTAAGTTTAAGGGCGGCGGGTTTTTTCCCCAATGGACCCCATTTTAATTGTTGGCAATAACAAAATGATGCATATAAAAGTTCTTACATACCTCTTCCTTTGTTAGACAGAGGTCTTTATTTTCCTGAAAGACCTCCTTGAACAAAAGAATTCTCGTGCAGAGGTCTAGCTGTTCTGACCCagacctgagcacgtgaaaaacGTGATGAAATAGCATCTATTAAACACATGAATACGTTTCAATAACATGCATTTAATGGTGATTTTATCATGATTGATCATGATTACCTAATGAAATAGTCAGTGGTAAATAACGGATTTTCAAGAAAACCGTTCATGATTTTATCAACATTTCTTGTTATTAAATGCACCTTACATGTATGCATGATTAaaatcataacaagagctgtcgtaggacagcaacgctcgactattcaacagccttgtcaattgaatgaatacaaaagtcgataaaaggggcataattatcaGTTCacaaagtgaacaagtgcgtgaagtttcaatcctttaccataggtggatactgaaattctagcttacatacaaaaacttaaccaaaaactgctaagtcgaaaaaggggcataattttgaaaagtagagttatgggacctacacagtgcatgttagatcatgacagtgaacaagtgtatggagtttcaatccattcccataagtgggtactgagataccagcttacatacaaaaccgtaaccaagaatttctaagtcgaaaaaggggcataattttggcaaaaatgcaaagtagagttatgggacctacacagggcatgtcagatcatgacagtgaacaagtgtgtgaagtttcaatccattcccattagtgggtactgagataccagcttacatacaaaaccttaaccaagaatttctaagtcgaaaaggggacataattttgtaaaaaagcaaaatagagttatgaaacctgtccAATGTAGGTcggtttatcacagtgaataagcgtgtgaagtttcaatctattcccacaggtggttacttagataccagcttacatacaaaaccttaaccaagaatttctaagtcgaaaaggggacataattttgtaaaaatgcaaaatagagttatggaacctgtgcaatgtaggtcagtttatcacagtgaataagtgtgtgaagtttcaatccattcccataagtggttactgagataccagcttagatacaaaaccttaaccaagaatttctaagtcgaaaaaggggcataattttgtaaacaagcaaaatagagttatggaacctgtgcaatgtaggtcagtttatcatagtgaataagtgtgtgaagtttcaatcaattcccacaagtggttactgagataccagcttacatacaaaaccttaaccaaaatcgggacgccgacgccgacgaagacgcatgggcgagtccaatagctctactattctttgaatagtggagctaaaaatgagagaaaatccTAATTTCAACATAAAGCCGTAAAATATGAGAGGAAAACGTTTttatgtgaaatcaaaattatAAGAGAATATAAAGACTAACCGCTCTAGCACTGAGGcagacaaaaatgttttacaattcacCATTTTCCAGCATATTCCACTCAAAGCATTATTTcagttgaataaatttgaaaacttgAATATTAAGCAATACAgattttgatatataatattgACAAGGGATGGTTGCAGTTTGTGCCTTTTCACTTCTCCtcaatgtgtgtttttttaattatgaACATCTCTTATACAGCAcaactattttggaaaaaaagttagCTGCTTTTATGATACGTTGTCACTACACACCCTCTCATTTACATCTTTAAATGTGTGAAGTATCAAGTCAACCACTTATGTAGTTTTCTAGTTATACTCAGGACAGTCTTTTATACTAAGGGGATATactagtatttcagttatactCAGGACGGCCTTTTATACTAAGGGGATATactagtatttcagttatactCAGGACGGTCTTTTATACTAAGGGGATATACTCGTATTTCAGTTATACTCAGGACGGTCTTTTATACAAAGGGGATATACTAGTATTTCAAAGTCAGGTTCTTTAAAACTTCACTTCTTTCaaaatagggggtgggggcaATCTCTTACATAATTTTTGAAGCTTTCAACAACCTTCTTgtagacaagattttttttacgaAAAGAGAATGAAATGAAAGCGCTGTTCTTTCAATTAGACCATCAACACATTATGTGCATAAATTTTCAGGAcctcatgacctttgacctatacgTCTGATATTGATCTTTGAACTAGGGCCTGGGTCTTACGCCCCACACGTCAGATCAATGTGATGAACACTGAGACAACTTttgagttattttaaaatccagcaataaatgACAAACTTCTGGTAAGGACACGAAAATGCAAAGGGCTGATGGACGGAATTGCTGAATTTTTGTCACCAAAACCAGTCTTTGACCGGTAGGAGAGGAAAAATACCaacatttctggaaaaaaaaaatcatatcgaCTTTTCTGATATGAAAATAAGTGAATGAAAAGGGACATCTTGAAATCCAAAATTCCTGCGTACAAGAAAAGGGtatttaagagtaacaaaattACACAAGTATATTGCGCCGAGAACTTAGATAAATTAAAAGGAATTTCAGATTgtgtaacattaaaatgaatgagttgggttttacggcgaatcgactcaaaaaggtcatatatcgccgagaaacaTTAAAAGAGTTCTCATCTGCAGACAGCGGTTTGACTTTTATAACTTTTGTAAAACAGTTTTGGTAATGTCTTTTAGTGTTTTGTGACCAAAATGTGCGTACTGTGCtctacaacaagagctgtcagtaagacagcgcgctcaactattcgggCTGTCAGTAAGATAGCGCGCTCAACTATCcgagctgtcagtaagacagcgcgctcaactattcgagctgtcagtaagacagcgcTCAACTATCcgagctgtcagtaagacagcgcgctcaactattcgagctgtcagtaagacagcgcgctcaactattcgagctgtcagtaagacagcgcGCTTAACTATTcgagctgtcagtaagacagcgcgctcaactattccagctgtcagtaagacagcgcgctcaactattcgagctgtcagtaagacagcgcgctcaactatccgagctgtcagtaagacagcgcGCTAAACTATTCGAGCTAtcagtaagacagcgcgctcaactatccgagctgtcagtaagacagcgcgctcaactattcggcgatttgacagtaaaatgaatttatgtctcaataagagacctctactttaaatgGAAGATACATCAAGATGTAAAAAGATCCTACTTCTCAGAAAGCGAAGACTGCCAAAaatctttaagtatgaaagggacataattctgctaaaatacaattagagttatggggattgtaaccataCATGcatatgatgattataaagaaatgtttttaatttcaagtcattatctttttaagtatcaaatatatgtctataaacgaagcttttgaaaattaattaacatgaaaataagtcCAAGTaaaacaacttggtgaccttgaccttgggtataatgggcccagcccctgcacacactttgtttgtatgctgaacaatgttaatgtgaagtaacagtaagatataagcaatagtaacaaagaaaaacaaaggttgccgaaaaactttaaccaaaaaatctcaCGCCTACGCCGACGTGATTAGAATAGCTCACCTATGCTCCAAATAGTGGCgcaaaaatgaaagtaatttttACTTTCCTGATGTTTCATATTTCTACCGATATCAAAATTCTATTTTGGTAGGCAGGCGATTACTATCCTGCATAAACCTTTCAAGTAATATTTGATGGGGTAGCAAACCCTTTCGGCCTCACATATACACTATTACCACTTCCTAAACCTATATAAACTAAAGTACAGGAACAATTATCATACCATAACTTCTACGAATAAACGTATTTTtctaaaagtaacattaattccTTATTGTATGTATACTGTGTCAGGAAAATCTTTCTATCCTCAAGTTCATTATATAGATATAATGCCTGCGATAAAATTTCGTCAGAATCATAAGGGCTGACATTTTGAGAATGAATGTCGGTATGTAAGTCGGATATCAACCGAGTACGAGGCCTTTCTCTGTAGGAAAGACCTGCGCACGGGCTTCTCGAAACACCACGAGTGCTTCGCGCTCTCGGTGTTCACAAGAAGCCCGTGCTCAGGTCTTTTCTACAGGGAAAGGCTTCGTACTCGGTCGATATCCTAtactcaaaatatttttatagtgcCACTATTCTTATTCAAAAGACTGTACATGTGCAATCTACCGAGACAAAAATGCTTTTATTGCAATTTCGGTAATAAAGGGAGTTTGGTTAGGGTTAGTATACCGGTAACTACAtgtattattaaagtattttctaTTAAACTATTGACTCTTATAacctacagtcacacatacggatatgtctcaatctgactaaagtatatCTCCTATTaagctacgcataggatctgagaacgacctattcatagcctcgtctgacgaccctttcgctagccaatcagagcttagcttacaacattttgcaagccaacctgtaaccttgacttttgatatttacaattcttatgtcggtatgtgtcagatagccggttagctcagccggtaggccacttgctttgaaagcgaacaagtcgtctgattggttaaaataagaaTAGCAATACTGAAAATCCAAAATGTatagaagacgtatgtgaatgggtcgctctcagatcttcgtttagaagatcaagaacttaagtcagattgggatatagagaatctgtcattggtcttcggttaagatcagaaaatcccaacccgagggcgcaccgcccaaatcttaaacgaggctgtgcctcgtttaagacttgagcggtgcacCCGAGGGTTGGGACTTCCAATCTttaccgaacaccaatgatggattctatttctcacttaccacaacagaaacaattaaggtggttcgcggggttcctaccaaaatttcgaagtatgagatataagactgatattaagtttgtatgtactaacatatcctgtctttcatttggagaaaaaagaaaatcgttccgagtccacatttcctttgaagagcgccacctgtCGGCACATGTATTTTTCGAGGGAAAACgccatttttctgtaaaaatcgcataaaaattaatgttattacatttttttcaaactcaggaatatagctaaattcaatgttattgtttacatgttgcattttgtaaattattccatttagaaaatgcttaaataaagagatattcgtagtaggggtggggaaaaatggcgaaaatattcaatgtgtttcatggccgtttagccgaaataaaataaaacgcaacggtcaaagttcttgattttcaaatatattcttctttaatcatttctgaacaaggaaataaaataaaaatagggggtcttcatggcagattttttgtaaatttactttttatttgttttggtaatgtaaatattgtgacgttgatacgtcatttatggtgttaacgtcacacaaacgttttgttcattatgtcctttaaagatacatttttgtacatacaggatgatgaaagtacacaaaaatgaaatatttttactacatAGAATCACATTATTTAagtgttaagtaatttacaatctaagtatatcATCTTGAAATTtacttcaatgtcagttcaacaatttccttaaagacgctaattattttgtttatattattattatgtaaaatgtcatttaaaaatgttgaccacggacacccttgccgtttctgtcagggtattaaaatttcagcttgtctcaaattctattagactagctgtctgcaagaacagagtctattcacatggatttctgaatactggcgtcgtaattagcattgcgtgcaaccaatacgcatctgctaaattgttttatccatttttgaaacagttttagagctaactTAATGCATGAAGACTTCACTGTAATCAATTCATGGTACATTTTTAAGCCGTGGATCTCCAACGCAATGATCACAGTAATTCATTAAGGAATATATCCAGTCGGTGGTTGCTTGTAGACTTCACTATAATCATTCTAATTATGTTACATTTGTGATCCATCAtatgcaaaactgtgaaaataaaataaacagaaaaaatctgacaaggcgcttcaaaacgcataaatgtaaaatcccCATTTGATGCTTGCATATCGTAACTTCTGTTCACTTTGCGCTCAATGTCCTGAACTGATTATcaatcggagcgcacggcaaaaatacgcaaattattgtacgacagcatgcatttagtgtataatatgtataatatactgacaaaaggttagggttagtattgcaatggtcacaaaatatatacattaaagataattttcattcaaattgcttgaatccggtatataccggggtctgtaatttatacaggcgttccaggtctgcagtgagttgcagtcctgaaatacccgaatttattcgcatctgcgtcaaaatgcacttttacactaaataccagtcaaatattttgttttcagcattctggcgaaaacatttcaaagtacatgtaaatggtggttttatttatttcttagttttatccgtcttttaaattttttgaaacaccaaaagaaatgcacgagatgaaatcatagtgattacttttttgatattgcattcagcactggaataccatacttcgattttggaataaaaccttcatcaaataagaatgatcccaatttgcCGCTAAAATTCTATAATTGAAACTTTTTGTATGCACAACAGTGAACCATGTCGAAAGTGCGTTTCCTTGAAAACATCTGACAGAAACAGTgggtctgaacaatgaacgcatgcctctaaacctttcgcaagagcagcctcagttaaaccacccttcttccatctttccatcctaaaatatcgtctgcgtcggctgtatctgttttatattattttctgaatgttttgaagcgaaaTGCGTTAGAGTTTAATTTTTGTTCTGTCATTTTGAAGCAAGTTTTCCCTCAATACGGTTTGCATTGTGCattcacgttgacgttataaatttaatgcactaagcggcaccaaaatgagctttattcaaataacggtttcaagttcacagactgaagtacatttttaccgtaagaggcattatctcatttatccatcatctgcttaagattccatgattttatttattcaaaatattcaatataggtttaaaaagcaataaaaataatacacaatcagaattataatgaaaatcaaaacctctaaataaagttacatatcataacaaaaaagaaacatattgatgttttagccacccttcaaaatgttctttttcgttaaaaatgtatttcatttttgtctggaaacAGTTTCACCAGATTTCGTATCTTGTATCTTCGTTGTTAGCTagtcacttgaaatattgaaaaacaataaggaatgtcgttcagtttcgcacttaaacatttcatacaaaaggtaaaatgagccgcgccatgagaaaaccaacataatggttttgcatccgcgcagtctggtcaggatccatgctgttcgctaacagtttctctaattgaaataggctttgaaagcgaacagcatggagtcttgacaagactgcgcggatgcgcaggctcgtctggatccatgctggtcgcaaagccactatgttggttttcacatggcgcgtctcaatgtaaatttgcaaatcattcttttttctattttcttgtcgggaaataattaaagaaacctatgtttgaaaataaagaattttgacagCTCCGTTTTAATTCATAGCGGATAAACTGATAAGATTTTTTCTACACCCCCACCCCCGATCCCACAACACTTTACTAACCCTTTAATACGGAGCCAGATACGCGAGTTATGCAAgatgaaacattttcataaaaaattcaaccacttataccatattcagtagttatagtacatgttttagcgcgacatattcacattttgtgccaaacttgttgaacatgaacatgttgaaaaatttcaccgaaactgtgggcaagtagctttaactgactctgatatatattactagataatatattttgactgcaaaatacgcaacaatgtacatcatgtgaatata from Mercenaria mercenaria strain notata chromosome 16, MADL_Memer_1, whole genome shotgun sequence encodes the following:
- the LOC123539635 gene encoding neuropeptides capa receptor-like, giving the protein MNNTERTNGQQTPTLDDLNNEELDTLIPTVFYLSIISLSGMVGNSLVIHIYRTRFTFSNVQCFVLSMAAVDLFSCCVAIPLEIVTVLDQYTFKLGWLCKLARFTNGVCTNSSTFLLIFIAIDRFRKIWKPFGWQIKAGVAKCLCVLAVVFALIISWPAIIIYGKDTFDIQEFNLTGSDCGTNNDVKETPFPSLYTLALAILFIAGVILLVILYCMIGQKVRSHVHNLNKGLGRKQSQAYLQNQATARKTTFVMFLVTLVFILSFLPHLIVRQFKSNFADDSSTGSKAVYRILTRSYFLNCAVNPIIYSIFDTRFRRACKRKGSEHVSRTNDSSANLHMSTYAKNETCLASEIKPPSQ